In the genome of Moorena sp. SIOASIH, the window ACCTACCAACCTGCCCAAACAATTCTTGATGGTGATAGAATAGGAGACTGTTAAGTTATAGTAATTAAACTTTATCGATGAGTCTAACTCAAGAACGTAAAACTGAAATTATTAATGGCTACCAGGTTCATGAAACTGACACTGGTTCGGCAGAGGTGCAAGTGGCTATCCTCACTGAGCGTATCAATACATTGAGTCTCCATCTACAAAGCCACAAAAAAGATTACTCCTCTAGACGGGGATTATTGAAGATGATCGGTCGCCGCAAGCGCTTACTTAGCTATATTCGTCAAGACGATCAACAACGGTATCAAAAATTGATTGAACGCTTAGGTATTCGGGGATAGACCCTAGTTGAACAGACCCTAGTGGAAAAGAGTGTATGTCTACTGAACCGTCACGGGAGCGATTGCCTTTTGAACCACGCCAAAAGCGCAAAAAGAACCCTAAAGCCCAAAATTCATCTACAAATCCCCAAACTACTCCTAAGGAAAAACCCAGTCAAACTACTCTCAAGCCAGATAAGAAGCCAGAGAAGAAACAAGATAAGAAGCAAAATAAGCCTTCGGCTGCCTCAAATGACTCAATGGCAATCCCCGATGTGGTCAGTAAACGGATGGTGCGTCGGATGGCTCTAATGTGTGGTATTCCCAGTTTCTTAGGGATAGCTACATTTGTGGTTAGCTATTTATTGATCACACAGGTTGGGGTAGAGTTACCCCATGTGGCAGTCATTCTGGTGAGTATGGGATGCTTTGGTCTAGGTGTGTTGGGGTTGAGCTATGGTCTTCTATCTGCTTCTTGGGAGGAAGATACACCAGGAACCTTTTTTGGTTGGCAAGAGTTCACCACTAACCTAGGCAGATTGACATCAGCATGGCGTGCTGCTAAGACAAAGAGTTAACCCTTTGGGGATCCTATGCTCTAAGTTTTGGGATAAGGTTAGCAGTTAGGAAGCACTGTGACCCTTCCTAACTAAGCTGGCCAAGGATTGTGTTATGGTAATTATAATATTCTTATATTTTTAATTAGTTATATTTTGTGGGTTACTCCCCTTAAATCAAAGATTGTAGAGGGTAAATTCGCTCAAAATTTTGCTAAAAGCAGATATCTTGACTAGTGAAATATTAATATAAGTCAAAAAGGCATATCTAGAGCCAGAAAGTGTTCTATAGAATAATAAAAAAGCACTCTGTCAACAGCAAAGGGTAGGAACTTGACCATTTCCTACCCACATCCCCTAAGTGGGACTAAAGTCCCTAAGCTGTGAATAAGAATCTACTTGTATGAGACATTCTCAGGGAAATCTTGGGTTTCAGTCTGAGAATTATCTTTGTTGAGATTCCCAACAAATTAGTCCGCTCGTTTTTCCTCCCCGGTCATGAGACGCGGGGTTTCTAAACTCACGAGGATTTTTTTATGATAGTAGTAATGAAGGTAGGCTCTCCAGAAGTCGAGGTGACTCGCCTTAGCCAGGAACTGAGCCAATGGGGGCTGACTCCAGAAAAAATTGTTGGTAAGCATAAAGTAGTCTTGGGTCTAGTCGGTGACACGGCTGCTTTAGACCCCCTACAAATTCAGGAAATTAGTCCATGGATAGAACAGGTACTGCGGGTAGAGCAACCGTTTAAACGGGCTAGCCGTGAGTATCGTCACGGGGAAGCCAGTGAGGTACTAGTGCCAACGCCGAATGGGCCTGTTGTCTTCGGTGAACACCATCCCTTGGTGATTGTTGCGGGTCCGTGCTCCGTGGAAAACGAGGATATGATCGTGGAAACAGCACGGCGGGTTAAGGCATCAGGAGCCAAGTTCCTGCGGGGAGGTGCCTACAAACCCCGGACATCCCCCTATTCTTTCCAGGGTCATGGGGAAAGTGCCTTGGATTTGCTAGCCAAGGCACGGGAAGAAAGTGGCTTGGGCATCATTACCGAAGTGATGGACACTGCTGATGTGGATAAAATTGGTAGGGTAGCGGATGTTCTGCAAGTGGGTGCCCGTAATATGCAGAATTTCGCCCTACTCAAAAAAGTGGGAGCTCAAGATAAGCCAGTACTCCTGAAGCGGGGCATGTCAGCAACTATCGATGAGTGGTTGATGGCTGCTGAATATATCCTAGCAGCGGGTAATTCTAATGTGATTCTTTGTGAACGGGGAATTCGGACATTTGATCGTAAATACAGCCGGAATACCCTAGATCTTTCAATAGTGCCAGTCTTGCGCACCCTAACTCACTTGCCGATTATGATTGACCCCAGTCACGGCACAGGGAAGTCTGATTATGTTCCAGCTATGGCAAAAGCTGCGATCGCAGCTGGAACTGACTCGTTAATGATAGAAGTTCACCCCAACCCCGCTAAAGCCCTGTCTGATGGACCACAATCCTTGACACCGAATCGGTTTGATGAGTTGGTGAAAGAAATGGCGGTAATCGGTCAAGCCGTAGGGCGTTGGCCTGAATCTGCTGTGGCTGTTGCTAGTCATTAGTGGTTAGTTCTTAGTGATGACCTGAGTTCGACATAACCAACTTTATCGAGAACTCAGGTTAAGAAACACTGATAACTAATAAAATAACTAAGAACTAATCAAACAAAGACTCTGTGTTCTAGACAAGGCATCTGTTGGCGGACTTGTTGGAGGCGGTTTGGGTCAATTTCTGCGATCGCAACTCCTGGTGTGTCTCCAGCATCTGCCAAGATTACCCCCCAAGGGTCCACTATCATAGCATGACCATGGGTGTAGCGCATGGCATAGTGACGACCAGTTTGGGCTGGGGCAATCACATAGCAGGTGTTTTCTATGGCTCTAGCTTGGAGCAGAACTTGCCAATGGTCTTTGCCAGTGTAGGCGGTGAAGGCAGCAGGCACAAACAATACATCCGCTCCATTCTGGGATAAGTGTCGGTAGAGTTCCGAAAATCGGACATCATAACACACAGACAGTCCCAAATTGCCGAATTTTGGGGACGAGTAGACCGTCGGTAGCTCAGTTCCAGCCTTAACTGTCTCTGATTCTCGATAGGTATTCCCATCAGGAAGGTTCACATCAAATAGATGAGCTTTATGGTAGCGAGCTAGTTCATTGCCACTCGAACCGATGAGTAGGGCAGTATTGTAGACTTTACTAGTACCCACTGGTACCGGAAAGCCACCACCAAGGATGGTGACCTGGAACCGTTGCGCCATAGTTTTGAGGAATTGTTCACTTCGCTCTGCGATCGCATCAGCGTGGGTAATTTTGTCTTCCTCTGTACCTAGAAAGGAAAAGTTTTCCGGTAAACTGATCAGTTCAGCACCACGACGCACGGCTAGGTCGATCAGTTCTTCTGCCTGGACTAGGTTTTGTTCTAGGTCAGGGGAGCTAGTCATTTGAATGGCAGCAGCAAGATAGCACTTCATTATGATTCAAAGGTAGATTTGTCAAGATAGAAACATATTAAGACAGATATTATACCGAGTTGCATTCAAAGATAGTAGATTGGTTGGATAGGGAGATAGGGAGATAGGGAGATAGGGAGATTGGCAGATTGGGAGATTGGGGCTAACAACTGTTAAATAAAATCTTAAAGAATCTAGCACTATTTACAAAAATGTGTTAGATTATAACCATGGCACTAGTTCCTCTACGTAAGGCGGTCGAACTTACGGGATTGTCGGGGAACACTCTACGGAAGTATGCGGATAATGGAACCATCAAATGCGAAAAAACCCCTGGCGGAACACGACTCTTTGACTCTAGAGATCTTCTCCGTTTTGGAAAAGCTCCAAAGTCTGACAGATTGCGTTGTTACACCATCTGTTACTGTCGAGTCAGTAGTAACAAACAACGAGACGATCTTGCCCGCCAAGTCCCTTACCTCCACTCCCTCTTCCCGGAAGCGGAAATCATCAAAGACATCGGGTCAGGACTCAACTACAAAAGGAAAGGTCTTAAAACCATATTGGAACGAATTGTGTGCGGAGATAAACTCACGCTTGTTGTTGCCTGTAGAGACCGACTCAGCCGATTTGGGTTTGAACTCATTGAGTACTTGGTCAGTCTCAACGGTGGAAAAATCTTGGTTCTCGACCAGTCTGAAAGTTGTCCCGAATCCGAGCTTACCGCAGATATTCTCTCAATCATTCACGTCTTTTCGCGGCATATCCACGGACTCAGAAAGTACGGGAAGAAAATCAAAGAAGATACGAGTGTTCCTAAACTCTGAACAACGATATACTGTTCGTAAATGGTTTGGAGTGTCCCGTTATGTTTTCAATAAAACAGTCAAGCTTCTCCAGAGCGGTGAAGTAAAAGCTAACTGGAAAGCTATTAAGACTGACATCTTAAATGATCTACCGGAATGGTGCAAGTCAGTACCTTATCAAATTAAGTCTATAGCGATTAAGGACGCTTGCACCGCCGTCCGGGAGGCAAAGAAAAAATACAAGAAAACTTTTCAAATAAATCGGGTTAAATTTAGATCTCGTAAAAACCCGAAGCAGTCTTGTTATATCCCAAAGTCGGCAGTATCAGAGAAAGGCGTCTATCACACTAAGCTAGGGGAGATATCCTATACAGAGTCTCTTCCCAGCAACATTGGAGATTGTAGGCTAACTAGTCATAATGGGGATTACTATTTAGTAGTCCCTTACGAAGCAACGAAAGAGAAAACCGAAAACCAAGGGCGAGTAGTTGCTTTAGACCCTGGAGTTAGAACCTTTTTAACTTTCTTCAGTGAGACTTCCGTTGGAAAAATTGGGAATGGAGACTTTTCCCAAATCCAAAGGCTGTGTCAGCATCTAGATACTCTACTGTCTAAAATCAGCAAAGCTAAACGCGGACAAAAACGCCGAATGATAAAAGCTGCTCGAAGGATGATAATTAGGATTCAAAACCTGATAAATGAACTTCATTACAAAGCAGCTAGGTTCCTTGTTGACAATTTTGATGTAATACTGCTTCCTACTTTTGAAACAGCTCAAATGTCTAAGAAGGGAAGTAGAAAAATTAGATCTAAAACTGTCCGCAATATGCTTAATTTTGCTCATTATCGGTTTAAAGAGTTTTTACAACATAAAGCTAGTGAGACCGGAAAGATAGTAGTGGATGTCTGTGAAGCCTACACCAGCAAGACAGTTAGCTGGACTGGTGAAATGGTTAATATTGGTGGAAGTAAGACAATTAAATCTAAAGTTGATGGGCAGGTAATGGACCGAGACATCAACGGCGCTCGTGGCATCTTTCTGCGTTCGCGCAGCGTGGCCTACGGCCATGCCTTGGGAGATACCCCCTGGCTGAGAAATCAGCTTGCATTAGTGAGCTAAAATCTATTTTTGTAGATTTTGGTAGCTAAAAAGTATCGGGAACAGAAAGTTTTAGGTTGGACCGCAACTTGGTATTAAATCTATTGTCTATATTTTCCCGATAATGCCCCAAACCAAATCAAAAAAATTTAACCACTGTCAGACTTACCGTCGCAGGACAAGTACGGGACAGTGGGCAAATCGAACGACTCGCTCAGCTACTGACCCCAAGACAAATCGTTTCAGACCAGTGTAGCCATGAGATGGGATCACAATCAGATCAATGGCTTGTTCCCTGGCGTAGTCGATGATGTTTGAGGCAGGATTTCCGATGGTGATGTGGACATGGATTCCTTCGTATTGAGGTTCCTTGAATCTGTCAGAAAGTACCTTTTCCACATGGGATTTACGAGTCTGGCTATCTACTGTACGCCACATCACTCCCGGTTCACCAGGGTTGAGAGGGGGTAGGACATGGATAACGTATAGATGAGATGCATCCTTGACAAATTCTATTGTTTTTGCTAAAGCCTCAAAGGAGATTTCAGAAAAATCAATGGGTACAAGTACACGGTCCGTGGAAAATAAGCTCATAGATTATTGACTCCTATGGCTTGTTTAAAAATATTATAAATACTAATCTTCTAGGAAGATTGAGTTACGGTAAGTATTTTTCCAGAATTCAAGCGGTCCATATAGTCTTTAAGTTCAGTGGCTACTTTGCCACACAGGAAATAGGCACCGAAAAGATTAGGTAAACCCATAGCAAAAAGCATACTATCACTGAAATTAATGACTGGTTCTGGGTTAGCCACAGCTCCAATAAAGATGGTGATCAAAAATACTATTTTGTATACAATTAACGTTCTCGAACCAAACAAATAATCCCAACAGATTTCACCGTAGTAACTCCATGAAATCATGGTAGAGAAAGCAAAGAAGAACACAGAGATGGCTAGGAGGATGGGAAACCAACTAATGACACTACCAAAAGCAGCGGCGGTCATTTCGGCACCACCGAAGTTAGCAAACTCAGGATTTTTGTATACTCCAGTGATGACTAATACTAAGGAAGTCATATTGCAGATGACCACAGTAACAATAAAGGGTTCGAGTAGGGCTACAATCCCTTCCCGCACTGGTTCCTGAGTCCTGGCAGCGGCGTGGGCAATGGCAGATGAACCAATACCTGCCTCATTAGTAAAGGTTGAACGCCTTAATCCCTGTACTAACGCCCCAATCAAACCTCCCTCAACGGCTTGGGGAGAAAAGGCTTCTGTCACAATAGTTTCGATGGCAGATGGGATGGTGGAGAAATTGAGCATCAGAATCCAGAGGGATGCCAAAATGTAGATCCCACACATGACGGGTACGATGGTACCAGCCACTAAGCCAATACGTTGAATGCCACCAATAATCACCAATGTCACTAGACCAACCAGAATTAACCCATAAAGCCAGCCTCGATTGATCAGCCAGGGGACTACGCTGGCCATTACTTCAAAGGATTGGTTAGCTTGAAACATGCTCGAACCACCAAATGACCCAGCAATGGCAAAGATGCAAAATAGGAGGCTCACAATTTTGCCCAGTTTTTGATATCCCATTTCGGCTAAACCAGCCGAGAGGTAATACATTGGACCACCAGCTATAGTTCCGTCTGGTCTGACCACTCGATATTTTTGAGCCAGGGTACATTCTACAAATTTACTACTCATCGCCAATAACCCAGAAAGGGTCATCCAGAACGCAGCTCCTGGTCCTCCGATACTGATGGCAAAGGCAACACCGCCAATGCTACCGAGTCCAACACCAGCGGATAGGGCAGTTGATAGAGCTTGAAAGGAAGAGATTTCACCGTTTTGGTTGGGTTGATCGTATTTGCCTAAGGCAATGTCAATGGCGTGTCGAAATCCCCAGATGTTGATCAAGTTCATCCGGAAGGTGAAGAATACAGTACCACAGACTAGCCACAAGACAATCAGTGGCATACCACCGATGCTGAAGAAGAGTACATGGGATATGCCATTTAAGATTTGGTTAACAATAGCGATCAGGTTAGTTAGAACCGAGTTTTTTGCTGCTAGAGCTAGAGTGGGGAAATTCAAAAAAATAGGATTTAGTGTCAACG includes:
- a CDS encoding alanine/glycine:cation symporter family protein translates to MAIVNQILNGISHVLFFSIGGMPLIVLWLVCGTVFFTFRMNLINIWGFRHAIDIALGKYDQPNQNGEISSFQALSTALSAGVGLGSIGGVAFAISIGGPGAAFWMTLSGLLAMSSKFVECTLAQKYRVVRPDGTIAGGPMYYLSAGLAEMGYQKLGKIVSLLFCIFAIAGSFGGSSMFQANQSFEVMASVVPWLINRGWLYGLILVGLVTLVIIGGIQRIGLVAGTIVPVMCGIYILASLWILMLNFSTIPSAIETIVTEAFSPQAVEGGLIGALVQGLRRSTFTNEAGIGSSAIAHAAARTQEPVREGIVALLEPFIVTVVICNMTSLVLVITGVYKNPEFANFGGAEMTAAAFGSVISWFPILLAISVFFFAFSTMISWSYYGEICWDYLFGSRTLIVYKIVFLITIFIGAVANPEPVINFSDSMLFAMGLPNLFGAYFLCGKVATELKDYMDRLNSGKILTVTQSS
- a CDS encoding IS607 family transposase, which gives rise to MALVPLRKAVELTGLSGNTLRKYADNGTIKCEKTPGGTRLFDSRDLLRFGKAPKSDRLRCYTICYCRVSSNKQRDDLARQVPYLHSLFPEAEIIKDIGSGLNYKRKGLKTILERIVCGDKLTLVVACRDRLSRFGFELIEYLVSLNGGKILVLDQSESCPESELTADILSIIHVFSRHIHGLRKYGKKIKEDTSVPKL
- the rpsO gene encoding 30S ribosomal protein S15, whose product is MSLTQERKTEIINGYQVHETDTGSAEVQVAILTERINTLSLHLQSHKKDYSSRRGLLKMIGRRKRLLSYIRQDDQQRYQKLIERLGIRG
- a CDS encoding universal stress protein; protein product: MSLFSTDRVLVPIDFSEISFEALAKTIEFVKDASHLYVIHVLPPLNPGEPGVMWRTVDSQTRKSHVEKVLSDRFKEPQYEGIHVHITIGNPASNIIDYAREQAIDLIVIPSHGYTGLKRFVLGSVAERVVRFAHCPVLVLRR
- a CDS encoding transposase → MFLNSEQRYTVRKWFGVSRYVFNKTVKLLQSGEVKANWKAIKTDILNDLPEWCKSVPYQIKSIAIKDACTAVREAKKKYKKTFQINRVKFRSRKNPKQSCYIPKSAVSEKGVYHTKLGEISYTESLPSNIGDCRLTSHNGDYYLVVPYEATKEKTENQGRVVALDPGVRTFLTFFSETSVGKIGNGDFSQIQRLCQHLDTLLSKISKAKRGQKRRMIKAARRMIIRIQNLINELHYKAARFLVDNFDVILLPTFETAQMSKKGSRKIRSKTVRNMLNFAHYRFKEFLQHKASETGKIVVDVCEAYTSKTVSWTGEMVNIGGSKTIKSKVDGQVMDRDINGARGIFLRSRSVAYGHALGDTPWLRNQLALVS
- the aroF gene encoding 3-deoxy-7-phosphoheptulonate synthase, whose translation is MIVVMKVGSPEVEVTRLSQELSQWGLTPEKIVGKHKVVLGLVGDTAALDPLQIQEISPWIEQVLRVEQPFKRASREYRHGEASEVLVPTPNGPVVFGEHHPLVIVAGPCSVENEDMIVETARRVKASGAKFLRGGAYKPRTSPYSFQGHGESALDLLAKAREESGLGIITEVMDTADVDKIGRVADVLQVGARNMQNFALLKKVGAQDKPVLLKRGMSATIDEWLMAAEYILAAGNSNVILCERGIRTFDRKYSRNTLDLSIVPVLRTLTHLPIMIDPSHGTGKSDYVPAMAKAAIAAGTDSLMIEVHPNPAKALSDGPQSLTPNRFDELVKEMAVIGQAVGRWPESAVAVASH
- a CDS encoding PAM68 family protein, translating into MSTEPSRERLPFEPRQKRKKNPKAQNSSTNPQTTPKEKPSQTTLKPDKKPEKKQDKKQNKPSAASNDSMAIPDVVSKRMVRRMALMCGIPSFLGIATFVVSYLLITQVGVELPHVAVILVSMGCFGLGVLGLSYGLLSASWEEDTPGTFFGWQEFTTNLGRLTSAWRAAKTKS
- a CDS encoding carbon-nitrogen hydrolase family protein, with product MKCYLAAAIQMTSSPDLEQNLVQAEELIDLAVRRGAELISLPENFSFLGTEEDKITHADAIAERSEQFLKTMAQRFQVTILGGGFPVPVGTSKVYNTALLIGSSGNELARYHKAHLFDVNLPDGNTYRESETVKAGTELPTVYSSPKFGNLGLSVCYDVRFSELYRHLSQNGADVLFVPAAFTAYTGKDHWQVLLQARAIENTCYVIAPAQTGRHYAMRYTHGHAMIVDPWGVILADAGDTPGVAIAEIDPNRLQQVRQQMPCLEHRVFV